One window of Psychrobacillus sp. FSL H8-0483 genomic DNA carries:
- the yihA gene encoding ribosome biogenesis GTP-binding protein YihA/YsxC encodes MKIHNVELLISAVRPAQYPEGDLPEFALAGRSNVGKSSFINKMIGRKSMARISSKPGKTQTLNFYKLEEDLIFVDVPGYGYAKVSKSERAAWGKMIETYFTSRNVLKAVVVIVDLRHPPSADDCMMYDFLKHYNIPCIVIATKADKIPKGKWDKHKKMVKDELQMDKNDPLIVFSSETGLGFDAAWAEIESRM; translated from the coding sequence TAACGTAGAACTACTTATAAGTGCTGTAAGACCAGCTCAATATCCAGAAGGGGACTTACCCGAATTTGCTCTAGCAGGACGTTCGAATGTTGGGAAATCGTCTTTCATTAATAAAATGATTGGTCGAAAAAGCATGGCGCGTATTTCATCTAAACCAGGGAAAACACAAACATTAAATTTTTATAAGCTGGAGGAAGATTTAATTTTTGTGGATGTACCTGGATATGGTTACGCGAAAGTATCAAAATCAGAGCGTGCAGCGTGGGGTAAAATGATTGAGACGTATTTTACCTCTCGCAATGTGTTAAAAGCGGTTGTAGTAATTGTCGATTTAAGACATCCACCAAGTGCTGATGATTGCATGATGTACGACTTTTTGAAGCACTACAATATCCCTTGTATCGTTATTGCAACAAAGGCCGATAAAATTCCTAAAGGGAAATGGGATAAGCATAAAAAGATGGTAAAAGATGAATTGCAAATGGACAAAAATGACCCATTAATTGTATTTTCATCGGAAACAGGATTAGGCTTTGACGCTGCTTGGGCAGAAATAGAGAGCAGAATGTAA